The stretch of DNA GCCCTAACTCTCTGCAGCTTAGCCCTGAGCTGGAGGAGCTCCTGCAGGCGCTAGGCCTCTCCGACCAAATTCAGGAGGCAGCAGCCGTAAGCCAAAACCGGTATGTGCTGCGCAATGGACAATACCGGCAGCTGCCTACTTCGCCTCCCAAGCTACTCACCAATGGCTTTTTCAGCTTAAAAGCTAAATGGAACTTTGTGCAGGAATTACGGCGCCCGGTCCCCCCATCTGACCCCACAGAAACGCTGGCGAGCTTTTTTCGGCGCCGCTTTGGCTCAGAGGTAGTAGAATACGCGCTTAATCCATTTATCTCGGGTATTTATGCCGGCGACCCAGAGAAACTGTTGCTCCATAAAACTTTCCCGCAGCTAGCGGCGCTAGAGCAGCAACACGGGTCAGTAATCCGGGGGCTCATGCAAAAAAAGAGCGGGGCAGGCCGCGGGCGTATTTTCACCCTCAGGAATGGCCTCCAAACTCTCACCGATAAGCTAGCCAGTCGGCTGGGCCGCGCCCACTTCGGCCAAGCCGTTACCGCGCTACACCGTCACTCCGATGATGGCCGCTGGGAGCTGGAAACCACTGCGGGGCCCGCTCCCCGCCTCTACGACCACGTAGTACTGGCCCTCCCCGCCTACGCGGCAGCAGAGCTGCTGCGCCCCGAGCTGCCAGATGCCGCGGAGGCCCTAGGCCAGGTGTACTACCCGCCTATGACGGCCATCTACTCTGCCTATCACCGCGCCGCCGTGCAGCACCCGCTAAATGGCTTTGGAGCCCTCCATCCCAAAGCAGAGCAGCCCTACGCCGCCGGCAGCGTCTGGACGAGCTCTATCTTCCCTAACCGTGCACCCGCTGGCCAGGTGCTGTTTACCACCTTTGTGGGCGGTAGCCAGTACGAGACACAGGCCCGCGAGCCGGAGGCAACCCAAAAAGCGGCCGTCCATGAAGAGCTGAGTCGGTTTTATGGTATCACGGAAGCGCCTGTATGGCAATACCGCTACTTCTGGGAGCGGGCAATTCCGCAGTTCGATGCGCGCATAGTGCCGGCGCACGCAGCCATGGATGCTCTGGCCCCTTTAGGGCTGCACGCCACGGCCAACTGGCGGGCCGGTGTAGGGGTTCCCGACTGCGTACGCCACGCCAAAGCTCTGGCGTTGAAGCTTTTTCCACCGCTGAGCTAAAGATAGTTGCCGCAGCCTCATTAATAAGAGGCATTTTTACTGGCCTAGATGAACAGAAAGCCAATGCAATGCGGTTATATCAGCGGGAAATAATATTTTCCCACATGCAATTGGTCGCCACTATCAGGCGTCTATCTGACAACTGTGGTGGCTCCCGTTTTTCGTAATAGCTTTTAGGTCAGCACACACCTGAAGCTACGTCTTTCGCCTTCTGATCTTCCCCTCCCACCCGCCTACTGCCAAGTCGGCCAAGCCACTTACCTTTGACTAATGAATGACGGGCTTGTCCTCATCCCTACTTACAACGAGCGCGAAAATGCGGAGCTGATTATCCGTAAGGTTTTCTCGTTGCCCAAAGCGTTTGATATCCTCATTATCGACGATGGCTCGCCGGATGGAACTGCCAGCATCGTGCGTAGTCTGATGCCTGAGTTTGAGGGGCGCCTGTTTCTGGAGGAGCGCAAAGGTAAACTGGGCTTAGGCACCGCGTATATTCATGGCTTTCACTGGGCCCTGGCACATGGCTACGAGTATGTGTTTGAGATGGACGCCGACTTCTCCCATAACCCCGATGATTTGGTGCGGCTCTATGATGCCTGCGCCTACCAGGGCTATGATCTGGCCATTGGCTCGCGTTACATTCAGGGCGTAAACGTGGTTAACTGGCCCATGAACCGGGTCCTGATGTCGTGGTTTGCCTCGGCCTATGTGCGCTTTATTACAGGCATGCCCATCATGGATGCTACGGCGGGCTTTAAGTGCTACACAGCCCGTGTGCTGCGCACTATTCCGCTTAGCCGCATTCATTTTGTGGGCTATGCCTTCCAGATCGAGATGAAATGGCTGGCCTACAAGTTTGGTTTCCGCATCAAGGAGGTACCAATCATCTTCACCGACCGCACCCGGGGCACCTCCAAAATGAGCAAGGGCATTGTGCAGGAAGCTTTTTTAGGCGTCATCCGCATGAAGATCAGCAGCTGGTTTCGGCCTTTCAACCGCAATGAGGCTCCGCTGGCTCCCGCTTCTGCTCCGGAGGTAGTGTCCGCAACCCCTGCTCCTGAAACCCGGTAAGCAGTAGTAAGGAACGGCGGCGCTTAAAAGTAGCGCCCAGCACGTACCTTACGCCTGCACATGGATAACTCACCGCTGTTCTGGCTTGCGTTCAACGCCTTTGTTTTGGCGTTGCTTCTGCTTGATTTACTGGTCTTCAACCGGAAGGCACACGTAGTACGTATGCGCGAGGCCCTGGGGTGGAGCGCGTTCTGGATAGCGTTGTCGCTCTCCTTTAACTACCTTATTTACCGCTGGCTAGGCAAGCAGGCGGCCATGGAGTTTCTCACGGGATACCTCATTGAGAAGTCCCTGAGCGTTGACAACCTGTTCGTGTTCCTGCTGATTTTCACCTACTTCAAGGTTCCGCAGCAGTACCAGCACAAGATTCTTTTCTGGGGCATAATTGGGGCACTCATTCTACGTGCAGCCTTTATCCTGATTGGCGCGGCACTACTGGCCAAATTCCAGTTTCTGCTGTATGTTCTGGGCGCCTTTCTGGTGTATACGGGCGTAAAGATGGCCACCAGCGCCGGCGAGCCCGAAATAGACCCCGATAATAACCCGGTGGTTAAGTTCCTGAGCCGGCACCTGCCCATCACAAGCCGGCTGCACGAAGGCCGCTTCTTTGTGCGCAAAGATGGGCTCCGCTTTGCTACTCCCCTATTTGTGGTGCTGGTGATGGTGGAAACCACCGACGTGGTATTTGCCGCCGACTCTATACCAGCTATTCTAGCCGTTTCG from Hymenobacter taeanensis encodes:
- the hemG gene encoding protoporphyrinogen oxidase; its protein translation is MTIAIIGGGISGLTLAWHLQKAGAYYDLFEAAPRPGGTVRTEHQGHYLLETGPNSLQLSPELEELLQALGLSDQIQEAAAVSQNRYVLRNGQYRQLPTSPPKLLTNGFFSLKAKWNFVQELRRPVPPSDPTETLASFFRRRFGSEVVEYALNPFISGIYAGDPEKLLLHKTFPQLAALEQQHGSVIRGLMQKKSGAGRGRIFTLRNGLQTLTDKLASRLGRAHFGQAVTALHRHSDDGRWELETTAGPAPRLYDHVVLALPAYAAAELLRPELPDAAEALGQVYYPPMTAIYSAYHRAAVQHPLNGFGALHPKAEQPYAAGSVWTSSIFPNRAPAGQVLFTTFVGGSQYETQAREPEATQKAAVHEELSRFYGITEAPVWQYRYFWERAIPQFDARIVPAHAAMDALAPLGLHATANWRAGVGVPDCVRHAKALALKLFPPLS
- a CDS encoding polyprenol monophosphomannose synthase, with the translated sequence MNDGLVLIPTYNERENAELIIRKVFSLPKAFDILIIDDGSPDGTASIVRSLMPEFEGRLFLEERKGKLGLGTAYIHGFHWALAHGYEYVFEMDADFSHNPDDLVRLYDACAYQGYDLAIGSRYIQGVNVVNWPMNRVLMSWFASAYVRFITGMPIMDATAGFKCYTARVLRTIPLSRIHFVGYAFQIEMKWLAYKFGFRIKEVPIIFTDRTRGTSKMSKGIVQEAFLGVIRMKISSWFRPFNRNEAPLAPASAPEVVSATPAPETR
- a CDS encoding TerC family protein encodes the protein MDNSPLFWLAFNAFVLALLLLDLLVFNRKAHVVRMREALGWSAFWIALSLSFNYLIYRWLGKQAAMEFLTGYLIEKSLSVDNLFVFLLIFTYFKVPQQYQHKILFWGIIGALILRAAFILIGAALLAKFQFLLYVLGAFLVYTGVKMATSAGEPEIDPDNNPVVKFLSRHLPITSRLHEGRFFVRKDGLRFATPLFVVLVMVETTDVVFAADSIPAILAVSRDTFIVYTSNVFALLGLRALYFALEGLMRLFHYLHYGLSLILIFIGGKLLFQEIYHIPMSISLG